A single region of the Leisingera thetidis genome encodes:
- a CDS encoding peptide chain release factor 3: MLDSVTNRPELPPEIARRRTFAIISHPDAGKTTLTEKFLLYGGAIQMAGQVRAKGEARRTRSDFMQMEKDRGISVSASAMSFDFSGFRFNLVDTPGHSDFSEDTYRTLTAVDAAVMVIDGAKGVESQTQKLFEVCRLRDLPILTFCNKMDRESRDTFEIIDEIQQNLAIDVTPASWPIGVGRDFIGCYDMLRDRLELMDRADRNKVAESIEINGLDDPRLAEHVPAHLLEKLLEEVEMARELLPALDPQSVLEGHMTPIWFGSAINSFGVKELMDGIGAYGPEPQPQSAEPRQVSPEEKKVAGFVFKVQANMDPKHRDRVAFVRMASGHFKRGMKLTHVRTKKPMAVSNPVLFLASDRELAEEAWAGDIIGIPNHGQLRIGDTLTEGEAIRVTGIPSFAPELLQGVRAGDPMKAKHLEKALMQFAEEGAAKVFKPSIGSGFIVGVVGQLQFEVLASRIEMEYGLPVRFEASQFTSARWVSGDKAAVDKFTNANKQHIAHDHDGDTVYLTRLQWDIDRVVRDYPELKLTATKEMMV, encoded by the coding sequence ATGCTGGATTCCGTCACCAACCGCCCCGAACTGCCGCCCGAAATCGCGCGGCGCCGCACCTTTGCGATCATCTCGCATCCGGATGCGGGCAAGACCACGCTGACTGAAAAGTTCCTCCTGTACGGCGGCGCGATTCAGATGGCCGGACAGGTGCGCGCCAAGGGCGAGGCGCGGCGCACGCGCTCGGACTTCATGCAGATGGAGAAGGATCGCGGGATCTCCGTTTCGGCCTCGGCGATGTCGTTTGATTTCAGCGGCTTCCGGTTCAACCTGGTGGACACGCCCGGCCACTCGGACTTTTCCGAGGACACCTACCGCACGCTGACGGCGGTGGATGCGGCGGTGATGGTGATCGACGGCGCCAAGGGCGTCGAGAGCCAGACCCAGAAGCTGTTCGAAGTCTGCCGCCTGCGCGACCTGCCGATCCTGACCTTCTGCAACAAGATGGACCGCGAGAGCCGGGACACCTTTGAGATCATCGACGAAATCCAGCAGAATCTGGCGATTGACGTCACCCCCGCCAGCTGGCCCATCGGCGTGGGCCGCGATTTCATCGGCTGCTATGACATGCTGCGCGACCGGCTCGAGCTGATGGACCGCGCCGACCGCAACAAGGTGGCGGAAAGCATCGAGATCAACGGCCTGGACGATCCCAGGCTGGCCGAGCATGTGCCCGCGCACCTGCTGGAAAAGCTGCTGGAAGAGGTCGAGATGGCGCGCGAGCTGCTGCCCGCGCTTGACCCGCAGTCGGTGCTGGAAGGCCACATGACCCCGATCTGGTTCGGCTCGGCGATCAACTCCTTCGGGGTCAAGGAGCTGATGGACGGCATCGGCGCCTATGGCCCGGAACCGCAGCCGCAGTCGGCCGAACCCCGGCAGGTTTCGCCGGAGGAAAAGAAGGTCGCGGGCTTTGTGTTCAAGGTGCAGGCCAACATGGACCCCAAGCACCGCGACCGGGTGGCCTTTGTGCGCATGGCCTCGGGCCATTTCAAGCGCGGCATGAAGCTGACCCATGTGCGCACCAAGAAGCCGATGGCGGTGTCGAACCCGGTGCTGTTCCTGGCCTCTGACAGGGAACTGGCCGAGGAAGCCTGGGCCGGCGACATCATCGGTATTCCGAACCACGGCCAGCTGCGCATCGGCGACACCCTGACCGAGGGCGAGGCGATTCGCGTCACCGGCATCCCCTCCTTTGCGCCCGAGCTTTTGCAGGGCGTGCGCGCGGGCGATCCGATGAAGGCCAAGCACCTGGAAAAGGCGCTGATGCAATTTGCCGAGGAAGGCGCTGCCAAGGTGTTCAAGCCCTCGATCGGCTCCGGCTTCATTGTCGGCGTGGTCGGCCAGCTGCAGTTCGAGGTGCTGGCCAGCCGGATCGAGATGGAATACGGCCTGCCGGTGCGGTTCGAGGCGAGCCAGTTCACCTCGGCCCGCTGGGTCAGCGGCGACAAGGCGGCAGTGGACAAGTTCACCAACGCCAACAAGCAGCACATCGCCCATGACCACGACGGCGACACCGTTTATCTGACGCGGCTGCAATGGGACATCGACCGGGTGGTGCGCGACTATCCGGAATTGAAGCTGACCGCGACCAAGGAAATGATGGTCTGA
- a CDS encoding biotin--[acetyl-CoA-carboxylase] ligase, producing MSWPAGYGKRVLAEVDSTLNEAARTAGELAGPEWILALRQTQGRGRRGRGWKDPKGNFAATLVMRPQGAPGQAALRSFVAALAVYDACVAVTGRSEGLSLKWPNDVLLKGGKLAGILLESAGNGQGVTHLFVGIGVNLVETPMKEWLEPGAVYPVSLLSETGVQVSPEEFLEAVAGAFARYEQQFSTYGFEPIRTAWLERAAKLGEVITARTANSETEGTFETVDAGGNLVLNTAKGRVSIPAADIYF from the coding sequence ATGAGCTGGCCCGCAGGATACGGAAAACGGGTGCTTGCCGAGGTCGACAGCACCCTGAATGAAGCCGCCCGCACCGCGGGCGAACTGGCGGGCCCGGAGTGGATCCTGGCGCTGCGGCAGACGCAAGGGCGCGGGCGCCGCGGCCGCGGCTGGAAAGACCCCAAGGGCAATTTCGCCGCCACCCTGGTGATGCGGCCCCAGGGCGCGCCGGGCCAGGCGGCGCTGCGCAGCTTCGTCGCCGCGCTGGCGGTCTATGACGCCTGCGTTGCGGTCACCGGGCGCAGCGAGGGGCTGTCGCTGAAATGGCCCAACGACGTGCTGCTGAAGGGCGGCAAGCTGGCGGGCATCCTCTTGGAAAGCGCCGGCAACGGGCAGGGGGTCACTCACCTGTTTGTCGGCATCGGCGTCAACCTGGTGGAAACCCCGATGAAGGAATGGCTGGAACCCGGCGCCGTCTACCCGGTGTCGCTCTTGTCGGAGACCGGGGTGCAGGTCTCGCCCGAGGAGTTCCTGGAAGCCGTCGCCGGTGCCTTTGCCCGTTACGAGCAGCAGTTCAGCACCTACGGGTTCGAGCCGATCCGCACCGCCTGGCTGGAACGCGCCGCCAAGCTGGGCGAGGTGATCACCGCCCGCACCGCAAATTCCGAGACCGAAGGCACCTTTGAAACGGTGGACGCCGGCGGCAACCTTGTCCTAAACACCGCCAAGGGCCGCGTCAGCATTCCGGCGGCGGACATCTATTTCTAG
- the nuoN gene encoding NADH-quinone oxidoreductase subunit NuoN produces MIQADLTVILPEIILALYAMGALIGAVYTTKDKLAVPLVWSTAALLAVMAFWIATSPAGTQTAFGGMFIDDGFSRFAKVALLLGAAAVLLIGQDYMARRGMLRFEYPILVALAAVGMMMMVSAGDLMSLYMGLELQSLSLYVVAAMRRDSVKSTEAGLKYFVLGALSSGLLLYGASLVYGFAGTTQFAGIIQVAEQGHMSIGMLFGLVFMISGLAFKVSAVPFHMWTPDVYEGAPTPVTAFFATAPKVAAMGLFARVLHDAFGGAISDWQQIIVVLSVLSMFLGAIAAIGQRDIKRLMAFSSIAHMGYAMIGLAAGTEQGITAMLVYLAIYVTMNIGTFSFILMLEKDGKPVTDILALNQFAAREPGKALAVLVLMFSLAGVPPMLGFFAKLGVWQAGVDAGLMGLVVASAVASVIGAFYYIRIVFYMYFGTGEDDVEANGSPILTVALMASAAMMLVGLVYQFGVDTAAAAAAATLVN; encoded by the coding sequence ATGATCCAAGCTGATCTTACTGTAATCCTGCCAGAGATCATTCTGGCGCTTTACGCTATGGGCGCGCTGATTGGCGCGGTCTATACCACCAAGGACAAGCTGGCGGTGCCGCTGGTCTGGAGCACCGCGGCGCTGCTGGCGGTGATGGCCTTCTGGATTGCCACCAGCCCGGCGGGCACCCAGACCGCCTTTGGCGGCATGTTCATCGACGACGGCTTCTCGCGCTTTGCCAAGGTGGCGCTGCTGCTGGGCGCCGCTGCGGTGCTGCTGATCGGCCAGGACTACATGGCGCGCCGCGGCATGCTGCGGTTCGAATACCCGATCCTGGTGGCGCTGGCGGCTGTCGGCATGATGATGATGGTCTCCGCCGGCGACCTGATGTCCCTCTACATGGGGCTGGAGCTGCAGTCGCTCTCACTCTACGTCGTCGCCGCGATGCGCCGCGACAGCGTCAAGTCCACCGAGGCGGGCCTCAAATACTTCGTGCTGGGCGCGCTGTCCTCGGGCCTGCTGCTGTACGGTGCCTCGCTGGTCTACGGCTTTGCCGGCACCACCCAGTTCGCGGGCATTATCCAGGTGGCGGAGCAAGGCCATATGTCGATTGGCATGCTGTTCGGCCTGGTGTTCATGATCTCGGGGCTTGCGTTCAAGGTCTCGGCCGTGCCGTTCCACATGTGGACCCCCGACGTTTACGAGGGCGCGCCGACCCCGGTCACCGCCTTCTTTGCCACCGCGCCCAAGGTTGCGGCGATGGGCCTGTTTGCCCGCGTGCTGCATGACGCCTTTGGCGGTGCCATTTCCGACTGGCAGCAGATCATCGTGGTCCTGTCGGTGCTGTCGATGTTCCTCGGCGCGATTGCCGCCATCGGCCAGCGCGACATCAAGCGGCTGATGGCGTTCTCCTCGATCGCCCACATGGGGTACGCGATGATCGGGCTGGCAGCCGGTACCGAGCAGGGCATCACCGCGATGCTGGTGTATCTCGCGATCTACGTCACCATGAACATCGGCACCTTCTCCTTCATCCTGATGCTGGAGAAGGACGGCAAGCCGGTCACCGACATTCTGGCGCTGAACCAGTTTGCCGCCCGCGAGCCGGGCAAGGCGCTGGCGGTGCTGGTGCTGATGTTCTCGCTGGCCGGCGTGCCGCCGATGCTGGGCTTCTTTGCCAAGCTGGGTGTGTGGCAGGCAGGTGTGGACGCCGGCCTGATGGGGCTGGTGGTGGCGTCTGCCGTGGCCTCGGTCATCGGTGCGTTCTACTACATCCGCATCGTCTTCTACATGTACTTCGGCACCGGCGAAGACGATGTCGAGGCGAACGGCTCGCCGATCCTGACCGTTGCGCTGATGGCCTCTGCGGCGATGATGCTGGTCGGGCTGGTTTACCAGTTCGGCGTGGACACTGCGGCGGCTGCAGCCGCGGCAACCCTTGTAAATTGA
- a CDS encoding Hint domain-containing protein — MGQTLTASLSSVQAYPAERFRVEYGANMGDPLGVLEDLVLDDIYLLALAEAPRRLSIAAHHDGSFRIADDTALGTPGAALHLDCLLTLMPDSGPNTETLVLVEADAEGYIAAIYLVPLAPLQPQMPYTLVKAEREPARRKLAQSACVSFTRGTRITLSTGEQRPIEQMRAGDRVLTRDDGIQEVRWVGQSTLRAVGDLAPILIRKGALNNANDLVVSPGHRLMVYQRSDEIGAGSPEILVRARDLVNGHSVVVLDGGFADYFQILFDRHHIIYAEGIAAESTFLDPVTRPALPEDFWTTRPGHQHGTLPAAHKSGAHGLDVSRSLLDRPDAVGVLKRASLR; from the coding sequence ATGGGACAGACCTTGACCGCCAGCCTCTCCTCCGTCCAGGCCTACCCGGCCGAGCGTTTCCGCGTCGAATACGGCGCCAACATGGGCGATCCGCTGGGGGTGCTCGAAGATCTGGTGCTGGACGACATCTACCTGCTGGCCCTGGCCGAAGCGCCGCGGCGGCTGAGCATCGCCGCCCATCACGACGGCAGCTTCCGCATCGCGGACGACACCGCGCTTGGCACTCCGGGCGCCGCGTTGCATCTCGACTGCCTGCTGACCCTGATGCCCGACAGCGGCCCCAACACCGAGACTCTGGTGCTGGTCGAGGCCGACGCCGAGGGCTATATCGCCGCCATCTACCTGGTGCCGCTGGCGCCTTTGCAGCCGCAGATGCCATACACCCTGGTCAAGGCCGAGCGCGAGCCCGCCCGGCGCAAGCTGGCGCAATCGGCCTGCGTCTCCTTCACCCGCGGCACCCGCATCACGCTATCGACCGGCGAGCAGCGCCCGATTGAACAGATGCGCGCCGGCGACCGCGTCCTGACCCGCGACGACGGCATCCAGGAGGTGCGCTGGGTCGGCCAGTCCACCCTGCGCGCGGTCGGCGACCTGGCTCCGATCCTGATCCGCAAGGGCGCCCTGAACAACGCCAATGACCTGGTCGTCAGCCCCGGCCACCGGCTGATGGTCTACCAGCGCAGCGACGAGATCGGCGCCGGATCCCCCGAGATCCTCGTCCGCGCCCGCGACCTGGTGAACGGCCATTCCGTGGTGGTGCTGGACGGCGGCTTTGCCGATTACTTCCAGATCCTGTTCGACCGCCACCACATCATCTATGCCGAGGGCATTGCCGCCGAGAGCACCTTCCTCGACCCCGTCACCCGCCCGGCGCTGCCGGAGGATTTCTGGACCACGCGCCCGGGACACCAGCATGGCACCCTGCCCGCCGCCCACAAGAGCGGCGCCCACGGGCTGGACGTAAGCCGGTCGCTCTTGGACCGGCCGGACGCGGTGGGGGTATTGAAACGGGCGTCGTTGCGGTAA
- a CDS encoding SDR family oxidoreductase: protein MDLGISGKRALVCASSKGLGLGCAEALAEAGVNLVMNARGAEALEASAQAIRDRYGVDVVTAAADVTTPEGQQKVLDAAAGVDILVTNAGGPPPGMWTDWDREDFISALDANMLTPIALIKALVPGMIERGWGRVVNITSVSVKSPIPVLGLSNAARAGLTGYVAGTARQVAGRGVIMNNLQPGIHATDRAVSLDGGAAQAQGITPEEAKAQRCATIPAGRYGTRAEFGATCAFMCSQHAGFMVGQNILLDGGATNTTM from the coding sequence ATGGATCTGGGTATTTCGGGCAAGCGCGCGCTGGTCTGTGCCAGCAGCAAGGGGCTGGGGCTGGGCTGTGCCGAGGCGCTGGCGGAGGCGGGCGTCAATCTGGTGATGAACGCCCGCGGGGCGGAGGCGCTGGAGGCTTCGGCGCAGGCAATCCGCGATCGGTACGGCGTCGATGTGGTGACGGCGGCCGCCGATGTGACCACCCCGGAGGGCCAGCAGAAGGTGCTGGATGCGGCTGCGGGCGTGGATATTCTGGTCACCAATGCGGGCGGCCCGCCGCCGGGCATGTGGACCGACTGGGACCGCGAGGATTTCATCAGCGCGCTGGATGCCAACATGCTGACCCCGATCGCGCTGATCAAGGCGCTGGTGCCGGGCATGATCGAACGCGGCTGGGGCCGGGTGGTCAATATCACCTCGGTCTCGGTCAAATCGCCGATCCCGGTGCTGGGGCTGTCGAATGCGGCGCGGGCGGGGCTGACCGGCTATGTCGCGGGCACCGCGCGGCAGGTGGCGGGCAGGGGCGTTATCATGAACAACCTGCAGCCGGGCATTCATGCCACCGACCGCGCGGTGTCGCTGGACGGCGGAGCCGCGCAGGCGCAGGGGATCACGCCCGAGGAAGCCAAGGCGCAGCGCTGCGCCACCATTCCGGCGGGCCGCTACGGCACCCGGGCTGAGTTCGGCGCCACCTGCGCCTTCATGTGCTCGCAGCACGCGGGCTTCATGGTCGGGCAGAATATCCTGCTGGATGGCGGCGCCACCAACACCACGATGTAA
- a CDS encoding BrnA antitoxin family protein, which translates to MDSWERLEKPKPRWTIRLDADMLKWFRKPGPNDSRRINPVLRTYWMALMAGCIQAHDKDNTIVRLSLAARYLAEGKNMDGTEKE; encoded by the coding sequence ATGGACAGCTGGGAGCGGCTGGAGAAGCCCAAGCCCCGGTGGACGATCCGGCTGGACGCGGACATGTTGAAATGGTTCCGCAAGCCGGGCCCGAACGACAGCCGCCGCATCAACCCGGTGCTGCGGACCTACTGGATGGCGCTGATGGCCGGCTGCATACAGGCCCATGACAAGGACAACACCATCGTCCGCCTCAGCCTGGCCGCCCGCTATCTGGCGGAGGGGAAGAACATGGACGGGACGGAGAAGGAGTGA
- a CDS encoding DEAD/DEAH box helicase, producing MTKFTDLNLNPKVLKAVEEAGYETPTPIQAGAIPPALEGRDVLGIAQTGTGKTASFTLPMITMLARGRARARMPRSLVLCPTRELAAQVAENFDTYAKHVKLTKALLIGGVSFKEQDALIDKGVDVLIATPGRLLDHFERGKLLLTGVQIMVVDEADRMLDMGFIPDIERIFSLTPFTRQTLFFSATMAAEIERITNTFLSGPARIEVARQATASETIEQAVVQFKASRRDRESSEKRKVLRALIDNEGDKLTNGIIFCNRKTDVDIVAKSLKKYGYDAAPIHGDLDQSQRTRTLDGFREGSLRILVASDVAARGLDVPSVSHVFNFDVPGHAEDYVHRIGRTGRAGREGKAITICIPRDDKALDAVEKLIQKDIPRLENPVKAEPRTEKPARAAKPDTGKPEAAKPAATEARAPRKDDKPAQKPERSSARGKYGKRDDKAVVGMGDHLPSFIALSFAERRAS from the coding sequence ATGACAAAATTCACCGATCTGAACCTTAATCCCAAGGTCCTCAAAGCTGTTGAGGAAGCTGGATATGAAACCCCCACACCGATCCAGGCCGGAGCGATACCGCCCGCACTGGAAGGCCGGGATGTGCTGGGCATAGCCCAGACCGGCACCGGCAAGACCGCGTCCTTCACGCTGCCGATGATCACCATGCTGGCCCGCGGCCGCGCCCGCGCCCGGATGCCGCGCAGCCTGGTGCTGTGCCCCACCCGGGAGCTGGCCGCACAGGTGGCGGAAAACTTCGACACCTATGCCAAGCACGTGAAGCTCACCAAGGCGCTGCTGATCGGCGGCGTCTCCTTCAAGGAGCAGGACGCGCTGATCGACAAGGGCGTCGACGTGCTGATCGCCACCCCCGGCCGCCTGCTGGACCATTTCGAGCGCGGCAAGCTGCTGCTGACCGGTGTGCAGATCATGGTGGTGGACGAGGCCGACCGGATGCTCGACATGGGCTTCATCCCGGATATCGAACGGATCTTCTCGCTGACGCCGTTCACCCGCCAGACGCTGTTTTTCTCGGCCACCATGGCGGCGGAGATCGAACGGATCACCAACACCTTCCTGTCGGGTCCGGCCCGCATCGAAGTGGCCCGCCAGGCCACCGCATCGGAGACCATCGAACAGGCGGTGGTGCAGTTCAAGGCCTCGCGCCGCGACCGCGAGAGCAGTGAAAAGCGCAAGGTGCTGCGGGCTCTGATCGACAATGAGGGCGACAAGCTCACCAATGGCATCATCTTCTGCAACCGCAAGACGGATGTGGATATCGTCGCGAAGTCACTGAAGAAATACGGCTATGACGCGGCTCCGATCCATGGCGACCTCGACCAGAGCCAGCGGACCAGGACATTGGACGGGTTTCGCGAGGGTTCCCTGCGCATCCTGGTGGCCTCGGATGTGGCGGCACGCGGCCTCGATGTGCCCAGCGTCAGCCATGTGTTCAACTTCGACGTCCCCGGCCATGCCGAGGACTACGTCCACCGGATCGGCCGCACCGGCCGTGCGGGCCGCGAAGGCAAGGCGATCACCATCTGCATCCCCCGCGACGACAAAGCGCTGGATGCAGTGGAAAAGCTGATCCAGAAGGATATTCCCCGGTTGGAAAACCCGGTGAAGGCGGAGCCCAGAACAGAAAAGCCCGCCCGCGCTGCCAAGCCGGACACCGGCAAACCGGAGGCGGCCAAGCCCGCCGCCACCGAGGCGCGCGCGCCCCGCAAGGACGACAAGCCTGCACAAAAGCCCGAACGCTCTTCCGCGCGCGGGAAATACGGCAAGCGCGACGACAAGGCGGTGGTCGGCATGGGCGACCACCTGCCGAGCTTCATCGCGCTCAGCTTCGCCGAACGCCGCGCCAGCTGA
- a CDS encoding ribonuclease J: MSSERLIYLPLGGAGEIGMNAYVYGYGPQDKERLILVDLGVTFPDMDTTPGVDLIMPDMTWLKERVDRLEGIFITHGHEDHIGAIAHMYSSLNVPVYARAFTANLARRKMEEAGHDPANVHTVQAWPETTRLGPFTVGVAPMSHSIPESGGLVIDSPAGRIVHTGDFKLDPNPLVGEPFDPEMWAEIARDGIQALVCDSTNVFSTHPGRSESELPVEITRLFSEAKGLVAATTFASNVARVKTLAEAGVKAGRSVVLLGRAMRRMIEAAVETGVLTDFPKTISPEDAGSVPRANLMLITTGSQGERRAATAQLARGKYRGLELKEGDLFLFSSKTIPGNEKGVIRIINQFSEMGVDVVDDSSGLYHVSGHANGPDLETVHNLLKPKMLIPMHGEHRHLRQHARLGEAKGIASAVVVNGMMMDLTGDAPKAAGYVVTGRTYLDGTVKYGAMDGIVRDRIRMALNGHVVVTVILDEDDEPLGEPWCDVKGLPETGSSNAALVEVMEEDLNQFLMRAGAKTLRDEDKLEQELRRIARQSAFSEIGKKPEVTIVVSRMR; the protein is encoded by the coding sequence ATGAGCAGTGAAAGATTGATCTATCTGCCCCTCGGCGGGGCGGGTGAAATTGGCATGAATGCCTATGTCTACGGCTATGGGCCCCAGGACAAGGAACGCCTGATCCTGGTCGACCTGGGCGTGACCTTCCCCGATATGGACACCACCCCGGGCGTCGACCTGATCATGCCCGACATGACCTGGCTGAAGGAGCGGGTGGACCGGCTGGAGGGGATCTTCATCACCCACGGCCACGAGGACCACATCGGCGCCATCGCCCATATGTACTCCAGCCTGAACGTGCCGGTTTATGCCCGCGCGTTCACCGCCAACCTGGCACGCCGCAAGATGGAAGAGGCCGGCCACGATCCGGCAAACGTGCATACGGTGCAGGCCTGGCCCGAAACGACCAGGCTCGGCCCCTTTACCGTCGGCGTGGCGCCGATGAGCCACTCGATCCCCGAAAGCGGCGGTCTGGTGATCGACAGCCCGGCCGGACGGATCGTGCATACCGGCGACTTCAAGCTCGACCCGAACCCGCTGGTGGGCGAGCCGTTTGACCCGGAGATGTGGGCGGAGATCGCCAGGGACGGCATCCAGGCGCTGGTCTGCGATTCCACCAATGTGTTCTCCACTCATCCGGGCCGCTCCGAATCCGAGCTGCCGGTGGAGATCACCCGGCTGTTCTCGGAGGCCAAGGGCCTGGTTGCGGCCACCACCTTTGCCTCCAACGTCGCCCGGGTGAAAACCCTGGCCGAGGCCGGGGTCAAGGCCGGCCGTTCGGTGGTGCTGCTGGGCCGCGCCATGCGGCGGATGATCGAGGCGGCGGTGGAAACCGGCGTGCTGACCGATTTCCCCAAGACGATCAGCCCCGAGGATGCCGGCAGCGTGCCGCGCGCAAACCTGATGCTGATCACCACCGGCAGCCAGGGCGAACGCCGCGCCGCCACCGCCCAGCTGGCGCGCGGCAAGTACCGCGGGCTGGAGCTGAAGGAGGGCGATCTGTTCCTGTTCTCCTCCAAGACCATCCCCGGCAACGAAAAGGGCGTCATCCGCATTATCAACCAGTTCTCCGAAATGGGGGTTGATGTGGTCGATGACAGCTCCGGGCTCTATCATGTGTCCGGCCACGCCAACGGGCCGGATCTGGAGACGGTGCATAACCTGCTGAAGCCCAAGATGCTGATCCCGATGCACGGCGAGCACCGCCACCTGCGCCAGCACGCCCGCCTGGGCGAGGCCAAGGGCATCGCCAGCGCGGTCGTGGTCAACGGCATGATGATGGACCTGACCGGCGATGCGCCCAAGGCGGCGGGCTATGTCGTTACCGGCCGCACCTATCTGGACGGCACGGTGAAATACGGTGCCATGGACGGCATCGTCCGCGACCGCATCCGCATGGCCCTGAACGGCCATGTGGTGGTGACGGTGATCCTGGACGAGGACGACGAGCCGCTGGGCGAGCCCTGGTGCGACGTCAAGGGCCTGCCGGAGACCGGCAGCTCCAACGCCGCTCTGGTGGAGGTGATGGAAGAGGATCTGAACCAGTTCCTGATGCGGGCCGGCGCCAAGACCCTGCGCGATGAAGACAAGCTGGAGCAGGAACTGCGCCGCATCGCCCGCCAGAGCGCCTTCAGCGAGATCGGCAAGAAGCCCGAAGTCACGATTGTGGTCAGCCGCATGCGCTGA
- a CDS encoding type III pantothenate kinase has protein sequence MLLAVDCGNTNTVFSIYDGEKFIGMWRTATDWQRTADQYYVWLSTLMRLQGIEADITDMIISSTVPRVVFNLRVLADRYFSTRPLVVGKPGCLLPVAVRVDEGTAVGPDRLVNTVAGFDTYGGNLIVVDFGTATTFDVVAEDGAYVGGVIAPGVNLSLEALHQAAAALPHVDITKPENVIGTNTVACMQSGVFWGYVGLVREICTRIKAERGVAMKVISTGGLAPLFQQSADLFDAFEDDLTMHGLQIIHKYNKDNGTDA, from the coding sequence ATGCTTCTGGCAGTTGATTGCGGCAATACCAATACGGTCTTCTCGATCTATGACGGCGAGAAGTTCATCGGCATGTGGCGCACCGCCACCGACTGGCAGCGCACCGCCGACCAGTATTATGTCTGGCTCAGCACGCTGATGCGGCTGCAGGGGATCGAGGCGGATATCACCGACATGATCATCTCCTCCACCGTGCCGCGGGTGGTGTTCAACCTGCGGGTGCTGGCCGACCGCTACTTCAGCACCCGGCCTTTGGTGGTGGGCAAGCCCGGCTGCCTGCTGCCCGTCGCGGTGCGGGTGGACGAAGGCACCGCCGTCGGCCCCGACCGGCTGGTTAACACGGTTGCCGGTTTCGACACCTACGGCGGCAACCTGATCGTGGTGGACTTCGGCACCGCGACGACGTTCGACGTGGTGGCCGAGGACGGCGCCTATGTCGGCGGCGTCATTGCGCCCGGTGTGAACCTGAGCCTCGAGGCTCTGCACCAGGCCGCGGCTGCGCTGCCCCACGTGGATATCACGAAACCCGAAAATGTCATCGGCACCAACACCGTCGCCTGCATGCAGTCCGGCGTGTTCTGGGGCTATGTCGGCCTCGTCCGCGAGATCTGCACCCGGATCAAGGCGGAACGCGGCGTGGCGATGAAAGTAATCTCGACAGGCGGGCTGGCGCCTTTGTTCCAGCAATCTGCTGATCTGTTTGACGCATTCGAGGATGACCTCACCATGCATGGGCTGCAGATCATCCATAAATACAACAAGGATAATGGTACTGACGCATGA
- a CDS encoding RSP_7527 family protein: MNTTDTNTLTIAQFQAIEARAHELRAEAFASLMRRLFRALFSAPRKVVSCPSCARPLHG, from the coding sequence ATGAACACCACCGACACCAACACCCTGACCATCGCCCAGTTCCAGGCCATTGAGGCCCGCGCCCACGAGCTGCGCGCCGAGGCTTTTGCCAGCCTGATGCGCCGCCTGTTCCGCGCCCTGTTCAGCGCCCCGCGCAAGGTGGTCTCCTGCCCCAGCTGCGCCCGCCCGCTGCACGGCTGA